The sequence ATGGTGCCTCCACGTCCACCTTAGGCAACTATGTCCTCTCCAGAACAGGGTGAAACTGGTTTCCATCAAAAACTCTACAAGATGTTAATAGGtggtaaaaaataatagaataataaattgaagattcatattaaatattttaaacaaagagCTGTTTTTAACTGCAGAATTCAGAACTTTTAGCATGCTTAGAGGCAATGCATCTCTTTacttaaacactttttaaattaaaaaaaaataataatggtggccaggcgcggtggctcacatctgtaatcccagcactttgggaggccaaggcaggcaaatcacttgaggtcaggagttcaagactagcctggccaacatggtgaaaccccgtctaataaaaagacaaaaaattagctgggtgtggtggtgtgcgccagtagtcccaactacttgggaggctaagggaggagaatcactttagcATGGGAGGTGGatgtggcagtgagccgagatcatgccactgcactctagcctggccaacagagtcaGTCTCAGTCTCAAATAatgttgataataataataatggagactggggtctcactatgctgtccaggctggtcttgagctcctgggctcaagcaatcctcctaccttggcctcccaaagtactgggattacaggtgtgaaccaccacttCCCGCCCTTGCATTTCTAAAAAGAGGAAGCAGAAAGCAGTGTTTCCCAAATGTCTTTCAAGAGATGCCTATCAGTGTCCTGAGGAACACCAAGGGTCTGAGGCATCACCTTGCAAACACTGGATCAGGCATGGGCCTCTTGTTTTGAAACACAATTCATGGGTTATCAAATATGGAAACATTCTCAGAGATCAGCTGGCCTGCCACTcgttttatagatggggaaactgaggcccagagagggaagaaGGTTGCCAAGGCAACACAGGGCCTCTACAGCCATTGGGTCTTGACCCCAGCCCTTGGGGTCCAGAGGCCCAGCTCCAGCTGCCTGTTTGGCTGGGCCAGGTTCCAGGTTTCTATGTAGGTCTCTCCTATCAAACCCTCAACTCCTCAAAGCCAAGGTCTGGTCTCTCTCACCTCCCAGCCCCAACTCCTGGCCCAGTACCCTGCACAGAGGATACATTCACAGAAATTCCCAGCAGCTGGAAAGGCTCAGGGTAGACGCCAGGAAGGGCTTTCCAGCAGCTGCGTACAGATGGCAGGAACGGGCAGTGAACTTCTCTGAAGGCTTCTCAGAAGAGGGCAGAGGCCGGGCTGCCAGAGGCAGTGCAGGGCACTGGCTCCAGCTTCCTGGTTTCCAGAAAGGGTGGAGTTGGTAGTGAAGGAAGATTCCAACCCCAAGAGCTGCCTTCCTGGCCTGGGTCTGAGACCCTCAGCTTGCACCAGAAACAGGGAGGGGCGAGAGCCCCTGTTGGGACAAGCCGTGGAATGCCATCCTCCTCCCCCAGAGTTCAGGCCCTTTGCCTCCAGGAAGCCACTCctgcccactccagcctccctgaTATTTTCCTCCTTGGAACTCTGACAGCAACTCAGCTCAGGGAAGGTGAGCCCAGGCTGAGCATGGCCTCAGGGGCTCCCAATAGGAAGTGGAGACTGGCCCGTCCTCTAGGCAATGCAGTAAGGAGGCAAAGCACATCTGAAGGTGTCTACTCCTCTGAGGGAAAGTCATAGAGAAAAGAATTCCAACCAAGGTGCCCAAGGTGTGTCCCAGAAGTGGACCTCTCAGTGGGGCTGCAGCAGTGCCTAGATCGCCAGGAGGCAGCGGGAGAACAGTGCTCCAGGGGAAGGCAGAGCAGGCCCAAAGGCCCAGGCAAGGAAAGGAGGTAGGTGCAGGAACACCTGCAGCTGCACTTGCAGCCTAGGGGCAGTAAAGCAGAGTGATCAGAGGTTGGGCTGGGACCAACCACAGGTCCCAGTCCACATCCTACCATCATTTGCTGGGCAAGCTCAGGCCCGTCGCTGAATCaatttgtgcctcagtttccttcctaaaatgagaataatagcaTCTACTCATAGGGTTGTTGGGAAGATGAAGTCCGATGACAGGAGCCCTCAGAGCTGAGCCAGCACCTGGGGAGGGCCTAGAGTGTCGCCTTCACTGTTAAAGGGCATGGCACAGGAGGCCCACCCATGACAGAGGAGCTTGTCATCACAAGCAGGAGTGCCACCTGGTCTGACATTAGGATTCAAAAGGCAAATTATAAACTCCTGACGGTGAGGCCGTGGTGGCTGCTCGGTAAATACTTGTGCACTTGACCTGAGGTGAGCATGCTCCACACCTCCCAGTGCTGGCCTAATAGCTAAATGATTTCCTCtgactgacatttattgagcagtcACAGTCACTATGCTaggtagggtgtgtgtgtgtgtgtgtgtgtgtgtgtgtattcttatTCAATTCTCTCATCACTTGGGGATATCACAGGTGCATAAGATTATCAGCATTGTACATATGCAAAAGCCGAGTCCTGAGAGGTTAATAGCATGATTTGCCTAAGGCCCCTTGGGTATTAGTGGCAGGATTTCTTGACTTCGAGTCACTTTCCGCTGCACCCCAGACTGAGGATGACGCAGCCTTATCCAAAGGTGGAGGTGGCCTAGAAATTGCTCAGGGCAACTCCCACAGCCACCCCAGTGCACCCAGACTCAGCTGAAGACCCACAGGGCGGCTTCTGTCTGTCACTACGCTGCCCTCGACCACTAACCTGTGCCCATCGGCCCTCCACCTTCCCAGTGCGAAGTTCCTCCCCAGCCACACCCTGAAGCTCTCTGGATACCCCAGTATAACCTGCCTGGCTGGCGGGTCCAGTACCCAAGCCCGCTCCTCCATCCCTGGTGATTTTGGTTCAGCATCCAGAGACTCAGTGAAGATTTCCCTGGGAACTTCAAGCCTGCACCTCAGCCTCAGAAATTCAGAATCAACCTGTCTGGGGTGGGATCTGGGCTCcagtatgtttttgttgttgttgtttgtttgtttgagacagagtcttacttgtcacccaagctgcagtacagtggcgccatctcggctcactgcaacctccacctcttgagttcaagtgattctcctgcctcaggctcccatgtagctgggattacaggtgcatgccaccacgcccagttaatttttgtatttttagtagacatggggtttcaccacgttgaccaggctggtctcgaactcctgacctcaggtcatctgcccgcctcggcctcccaaagtgctgggattacaggaatgagtcaccatgcctggcccagtatGTTTTTCTTAATTCCACAAGTGATTCTAAATTCAACAAGAATTAGAGCCAGTCCTAGGCAACTGATTAGAAATGCAGAACCGCAGGCCCCACCCCAACCTGAAGAATCCCAGTGCACTTCCCATGTGAGAAACACTGCCCTACGCCAAACCCCACATCCACAAGCCAGGCCCTGTGAAAGGCCCCCACAGGGCAACTGGAGGTAGGAGGATGCACAGGCCAGATAGAATTAAAGAGTGGATTGCCAGGACCCTCCAGGTCGCATCCACACAGCACTCAGAGGTGCTAAATGCTTTCCCTGTGTTCCTTCATCCCATCTCAGCCCTGTCCTCTGAGAGTCAGGAAGACAGTCTCATGCCtgtgtggggaaactgaggcggggGCAGAGCCTCAACTTGACCAGACCGTCCCTCACTCCTGCATGGCCCCTGGCTCTGCAGCCAGTAGATTTCCTGACCTTCATCTCAGTGTATCCTGCAGggcaggcagagagggagggtgaCCATTGCCCCATGTGACAGGTGAGGGACCATGGACCCAGGGTGCGGAACGCAGGTGGAGCCTTCCGTAAAGCAGGGCTGGTTCCCTCAGGAAGAGGACTTGGGAGCTGGGGGGTGAAGGGTAACTGCTGACCAGCGGCAGCTCTGCCAGGCAGTGTCATCAGTGGGTTTCATGTTTGACTGACAGatatttctttcctctcctcctctccggGGCCCATCTTCTGAGTAAATCTAGGACCTGCCTTAACAAAAGCCAGGCCAAGTCCCAGGAAAACTCTGTTGCTCTAGAAAGGCCTCCTTGGGCCATGGAAGGAAGCCTGGATTTCCACCATTACGCTTAGACCACAGGCCCCTCTCTGCTGCGGAATAAACACCCAGAGAGAGGGCAGGTTACGGAGCCCACCAGGCACCACACCTTGCCATGGACGGTGACAAACCCTCACTTCAGGACAGAGAGGTGATGGGGGGTGGGGTAAGGGGGTCAAGGCATCCCTGGGGAAGGGTCAAGAATGAGGGGTAAAGGGACCCCTGCCACCCCCAGCAGGGAAAGGAGCAGAAGGTGACACTGGCCCTCCTGTTGTCCTGCTGGGACAGAGGCCCAGGTGTCTTCAGCCAgcatccctcccctctccaagCTCCCTGCTCTTCAGGAATGAGTGTGGGTCCTTCACCCTCCCCTGCTGGATAACACTGGGTTCCCAGGGTCTGGGATGGGATGGAGGGGATCCCAGTTGCCAGCATGGTGGGCAGGGATGTGTTCGCAGCAGGGGCCCCAACCACACACACAGCACTGGTCATCTGACAGCCCTTCCCACCCCCCTGCAGGCCCACCTGCCTCACCCAACACTGCTCAGCAGAAAGCCCAGCACAGCCCTGAGAGGAAGGCAGTGTCTGTGCGGGGAcaagggagacagagagggagtgGCCCCTTCTGTCTAGCATGGCTTCCTGCAGACAGAGCGTGCCCACTgctacccccacccccatcctggcCCAGCTGGGCCAAGGAGGGCAAAGGAGGAAGCAGGGAGTTAGAAAGGGGGCAGCTGTGGGACCCCACATTCCACCTCCTAACTCTGGGCTCTTTCCCTCCACAACCACCCCTCCTGCCCCAGGGGGGTCTCAGGCCAGTCACAGACACGGCAGAGAGCGGGGAGGCCCTTTCCTCAAAGAGGAGGAACTGAGGGGTGGAAGGATGAGTGGGGACCCACCGGGAAAGAGAGAtgccaggcaggcaggcagcggGCGGGCAGCAGCGGGTGTTGGAGGCGACTGCGGGGCAGCCGGGACACGACTGGGTAGATGCTCGTCCCTCGTCCCTCTGTCCATCCAGGGCGGCTCCTCTCCGGGCGGTTCTGAGGCCGAGCGGGCGCTGTTAAAAAgctttttatgtgtgtgtgtgttaatcaCATGATTGCCGTTCACCTGTATTTCGAACAAAGACAGCTCACTGTTTCAAGGCCCCGAACAAGAGTCTGGGcacagggaagagaagggaggcgGGGGGAGGAGGGTTGGCAGCGCCGGGGGTGGCGTCGAGGAAAACTGGGGGGAGATTGTCCAAGGCCAGCAagcgagagaaagagaaaaccctTATCAAACTCCTAATTCACTGGGCTCCGAGGCCCCAGACACACTGGCCCGATTGTCTGGCTGgttgtgtgtgtgagcatgtgtgtgtgtgtgtgtgcgctccaGTGtccgctccccccacccccaacatgcCTCTGCCTCGTGTGACTACCTCATTGTGTCCCATTACCCACCCCCCACATCCCTTTGGCCTTTCCCAAGCATGACGCCTTGCCTCCCAGACCCCTTGTAGCCCACTCCAGACAGGACCCCTTGGGGTGGGCTTGGGGCCTTGCCCAGCTACTGAGGACCTGAGAACCACACATGGTCACCAATGTGGCCCCGGCTCCATTGCATACCCCACATacaccccacctcagcctcaacaCCTGGGCAGGGCTGCCCTCAGTTAAGAGTATGGCACTGTGACCTTTGGAGGAGAGGCctaggaaagagagaggaaaaggtgTCATGGGAGGATGGCCaggaaagaaaaggggagggagggagaggtgggcagaggagggaagaggcaggGCAAGTCCCCACCCCTTCTTGGGGTCAGGGAATAGAGGACTTCGTGACAACCAGGACTAGTACTCCCCCACCCTCTCCCAAGACAGGGTGAGCCCAGTGTGGAAGGAGTTGGGTCCCAGGAAGTAGGAACCCAAAATGCCTCCAAGACCTACTGAGAGAGGACCCTACCctgtcccaccttggcctcctggcaGCTTTAGTCTTGTGTTTCCACCTTGAACCAGACCAGCCCATGTGTGTGTGCTGGGTGTCTGCAGAGAACAGACCAGGGGTCAAGCTGGGGCTCTACACTTCTCAGAGGGAGCCCTGAGAAGTCCCTCACACTGTACAGGATGGGGCAGAAAGGGCCGCCTGGGAAACGATGGGAGGCAGGGTGAGGAGCTGGgcatcagtgcctggcacacagtaggcactcaacagGATTTTGCAGATGAAGCAGCTCAGGCCTGCCACCCTCACAGGCCCGCAGGACCCTCACCACCTTCACGTCTCTCCCTAGTTCCCTGCCAAGTGCCCATCCTGCCACCTGAGGCAGACTTTGGGAGTCCCGGTTGGGCCCAGTTTTCTTCCATTCAACAGGTTCTGAGCCTCCATCCTACATCTCTTCCTTCCCCGGCCTAACCTCCCCTTCGCCTTCCGGACTAAGCTCAAGCTAAGCCCCAGCAAGATGGGCCTGGGCAGCAGGGCAGGGAGCTGGGTGGGGGGGCCTGGGCTCCGGGTGGAGGAGCCCTGAGTGTTGGGGATGAAGGAAAGCCTGGAGGCTCCACCTtctgcccttccctccctcctctccccctcccccctctccccctccttccttccccagcccTCTGCAGCGGCTCAGTCGCTCAGTCAGTCTCGGGCTGTCCGGCCAGGGTGGTTGGTGGTAAGGATTCAGGCTCCGTCCTAACGAGGCCGTGGCCTGAGGCTCAGGGCCCCCcgcccctccctcccagcccacCAGCGTTACCCCCCAGCCCCGAGCTGGACCGCACACCTTGGGACACGGTTTTCCACTTCCTAAGGACGAGCCCCAGACTGGAGGAGAGGTCCGAGGAGGTGAGTGCGCAGCCTGCTCCTCCCTGGCCCGCCCAGGCCTGGGACCCTGCTGGGTGGGGTGGAGAGAGGCGACACCCCGCCCTTGCCCCCCACCTGGCTCTCCTCTAAACCCCGTTGGGGCAGgctgagggaagaaggaaaggtgAGAGAAAAGGTGGGAAATTCCAGGGGCCGGGATTAGAGCAAAATAAAGGTTCCGTTTTTTTCTTCCTATCATCAACAAACCTCCACCCAAAAAAGGAGGCTAAAAAAAAAGCCACCCACACCAAGAGACGGTTGGGACCAGGTGGTGGGAAGACGCAGAGGCAGGACGCACCCACCTAGAGTCTGGCATGTGCGTGGGCCCCAGGGGCCAGAGTGGGTTTAGCTGGAGCTAGGAAGGGCCGCCACCTCGGGGCTGTCCCCGCGTCCTGTCCCAGGCCGCCCTCGAGGCTGCGCGCGCGGTCGCTCCATCGCGCCCTCCTTCCATCCAGGTGGGCGTTGGACTCTTTGCGAGGACCCCGGCGGCTGGCCCGGGGGAGGCGgccgaggcggcggcggcggcggccgggggCGACATGGCGGAGGAGCAGGACCTATCGGAGGTGGAGCTGAGCCCCGTAGGCTCGGAGGAGCCCCGCTGCCTGTCCCCGGGGAGCGCGCCCTCACTAGGGCccgacggcggcggcggcggcggatcGGGCCTGCGAGCCAGCCCGGGGCCTGGCGAGCTGGGCAAGGTCAAGAAGGAGCAGCAGGACGGAGAGGCGGACGATGACAAGTTCCCCGTGTGCATCCGCGAGGCCGTCAGCCAGGTGCTCAGCGGCTATGACTGGACGCTGGTGCCCATGCCCGTGCGCGTCAACGGCGCCAGCAAGAGCAAGCCGCACGTCAAGCGGCCCATGAACGCCTTCATGGTGTGGGCGCAGGCGGCGCGCAGGAAGCTCGCGGACCAGTACCCGCACCTGCACAATGCCGAGCTCAGCAAGACGCTGGGCAAGCTCTGGAGGTGAGCACCCGACCGCCCCCCGGGCTCGGGCCCTCTGGCTTCGGGTGGATTCAGGGTAGCCGAGGCGGCCCGGCCTCCTGCACCCCGGAGCGGGACTGCCTGGCAGTCCTCCTTGGATAGGGCTGGAAGACCAGGTGTGGGGACCCCGCCCGCCCTTCCACCACAAGGACCCTAGAACTCCGAATTCCAGCAGCCTAGGCCAGGTCTTCCCACCGGGCGGCGGGCAGGAAGGCGCCCCCTCGTGGTTGGAATTTTGGGGGTGGCAGACCGTGGGGCCTGGGGCTtcggagaaagggaaggaagcctTCACTAACTCCCTGCCCACAGATATGCACATTCATGCCACCAGCTGCTGTGGTCAGGAGGATTCGAGGGAAACGCTTGGAAAGAACCAAAGGGTTGGCTGGAGatgcagggaaactgaggcagatggAGAACTCAGGGGAGGTTCAAAGAAAACAAGGAATTCAGATGAGAGTCTTTGGAAGAGTGGGGGATGAAGAACTGCGGGTACAAATGTTTCTGCTGCTGCAGGATCTCATCCTATCCTTGGGGTCTTCCCTGGGACTTTCTGACCCCACCCTCCTTTGAGTTGGGGGCTTCTTCATCCTCCCAGGGAGAGGACACACAGAAAGGGGCCTCCCCCTCCTGCTCTGCCCCAGAGCCACCAAGTtgatctctttcctttcctccctctcccagtTCGGCGCCATCTTCCCTGCCAGGGCCCCACCCCAACGTTGAGCAACCTCTTCCCCCCTGCCCCAGAGCTGGAACTGAGCACTCTGGCCAGAAGGAAACCTTGGCCCCCTTCCTGCCCAGGGGCCCTCAGAGTCCCAGGTTCCCTGGGACCAGCCCACACCTCTAGGAAAAACATCCCCCCCAGGGAACAATTCTGCCACCCTCGACTCAGGTCTGGGGTTCAGCCCGGCCTCCTGGGGATGTGTGGAACAAGGCAACCCCCTACTCCCACCCCGGGAATGCCAGAGCAGCTCCGAAAGAGAACAGGGACTCCAGGAGATGTGAGTCGGTAGCAGTCACCTGATTCCCGCTAGACTGGCCAAGAGACAGGCCCAGAAAGGCAAAGGAATTGCAAAGGTCACATAGAagttagtggcagagccagggccagaACCCAGGACTCCCATACTCTGTCCAGAGGACTTCCCCCGACCCTGGTGACAGTGGTGGATCACCTACCCTCTGAGGAGTGGTCAGAATGTTGTGGGGAAGCAAGAAGATAAGAACAAGAGTGAGGAGCATCTGGGTTCCAGAAAATTAGGGCTTTGTCAGAGGAGCCCAGCTCTCTTCCACTGCCCTTTCCCGTGCTGACCACAGTTGGGTAGAGATTGGGTCTAGAAACTTAGCGTGGTAGAAGGTGCAGGAGGGTCTCCAAGAGACCAAAAGATTCACATCCAGCCCCCTGGCTTGTTCTTGCCATGTGTCTGCTGAAGACCTGGtgccccttcccctgccccttcTCAGCCCTCAGTGCCCTGCTCACCCAGGGCAGGCCCAGGGCTCACCAACCAGCCCGCTGTATGGACCCAGACAGCCCAGTTCTGCTCAAGAGTAGAGGTCACAGCTAGCTCCTCCGCCCAAGGTCCATCCAGATCTGGGTGGGGCTTGGCCCAGGCCAGTACCTTTAGCGCCAGGGGACAAAGAAGAGCAAGTGAGAAACAGACAACCAGGAGAGACATACAGACAGGGCAGACCCTGAGGACCATGAGAAGACCACAGTGCGAGCCCAATGAGAGTCAAAGCAAGGACGGACCTAATTCTCCCTCCATCTCCCATTGCCAAGGGTTTAAGATTGGCTCCTCCATTGTCCCTGTCCCCAGGTTCCCCCAGCCCAGAACCCTGGGCTTGAACTCCCTTCAGGAGGACTTATTCTTGGCCATCACTCAAGCTGTGTGCACATGAGCCAGCCTGAGGTGTGGCAGTCAGGAAAACTGGCACTACTAGCTGAGGACCCAATCCCAGGGGGAGGACAGGGCCAGAACCATGGCAAGGATCAAAGGCAATGCCAACAGATGGTGGCTCTCTGGACCCTGGAGGGGGTTCCTGAGAGACCTGTGGGTATGCACTGGGCTCGCCAATTGCTCCAGGGGCTTCTCCTGAAACCTCCTCAAGCTGTGATTCCCAGGATGTCAAGAAGAGGGGTGGTTAGGTAGGCAGAGCTGGAAAACAGGTGTCTTAAAAccaaaaagagagagatacacaCAGACTGTGTGGAGTGCCCCAAGGGAGTGTGGGATCAGACACACTAGAGCCCAGGTCCTAAGGGGCCGTGTGAGCCCCAACAGTCACGCTAACTTTTGATGCCCATCTGGGGAGGGGCTAGTAGAGGCTGATCACAGGGTGGTACCTGTGGGTTGGTTGACCTGCCTGGAAAGAACCAGAGCCGAGAAACTGGAAAGGTGGACACAGGCAAGAGTCCCTCCTGTGTGGTGGGGGTCACCCAGCCTGTTCCCAGTGCCACAGGCCCTTCCCCAGGTAGTCTTCTTATGCCCCTGGCCTAGCAGGATATATGTAGCAGCACTCAGTGCCCCACTGTGGGAGCTCCCCGGGTGGGGTTTCCAGTTTGGGTAAGGAATCAGCCTACCTCTTCTCGCCCCCATTCCAAACCTGGAAGACCAGGGAGAAAGAGGGCTGACAGGAAGGTGCAAATGAGGACTGAGTTTGGAGTTAGAGCTGGGGGTGACATGGGGGGTTTGGGGCTGGTAATGTTGAGTGGGGACTGGTGCTGGAGATTGGGTTTACATGGTGGGCAGGCTGGGTTTGGGGTTGGGTTGGAGGTGGAATCAGCTGTCCAGCACAGCTggtggaggagggggctg comes from Macaca fascicularis isolate 582-1 chromosome 10, T2T-MFA8v1.1 and encodes:
- the LOC102119691 gene encoding LOW QUALITY PROTEIN: uncharacterized protein (The sequence of the model RefSeq protein was modified relative to this genomic sequence to represent the inferred CDS: inserted 5 bases in 4 codons; substituted 1 base at 1 genomic stop codon); its protein translation is MWGPTAAPFLTPCFLLCPPWPSWARMGVGVAVGTLCLQEAMLDRRGHSLSVSLVPAQTLPSSQGCAGLSAEQCWVRQVGLXGGWEGLSDDQCCVCXVGAPAANTSLPTMLATGIPSIPSQTLGTQCYPAGEGEGPTLIPEEQGAWRGEGCWLKTPGPLSQQDNRRASVTFCSFPCWGWQGSLYPXILDPSPGMXLTPLPHPPSPLCPEVRVCHRPWQGVVPGGLRNLPSLWVFIPQQRGACGLSVMVEIQASFHGPRRPFXSNRVFLGLGLAFVKAGPRFTQKMGPGEEERKEISVSQT